One window of the Leucobacter komagatae genome contains the following:
- a CDS encoding nucleotide sugar dehydrogenase produces the protein MKIAVVATGKIGLPLATQFASMGHEVVGVDVNQALVDVINTGVEPFPGEAGMAEKLAEQVPSGKLRATTNYADAIPGADAVVIVVPLLVDEETWQPDFKWMDAATSSLAEHLTPGTLISYETTLPVGTTRTRWKPLIEQVSGLTEGEDFHLVFSPERVLTGRVYADLKKYPKLVGGLSEAGTKRAIEFYESVLTFDERTDLPRPNGVWDMGTAEAAEMAKLAETTYRDVNIGLANQFARFADTAGIDVYKVIEACNSQPFSHIHRPGIAVGGHCIPVYPRLYLSTDPDADIVRTARNYNATMPEYVVTRVEQTIGDLAGQRVVVLGAAYRGGVKETAVSGVFPTVEALIARGAVVTVHDPVFSDEELAGYGFTVHKLGDAVDVAILQADHAEYRELGPADFPEIKLFADGRNFTDPAAWKGVPRVVIGA, from the coding sequence GTGAAGATTGCAGTAGTCGCTACCGGAAAGATCGGGCTCCCGCTCGCAACGCAGTTCGCGTCGATGGGCCATGAAGTCGTCGGCGTTGACGTGAATCAGGCTCTCGTCGACGTTATTAACACCGGCGTTGAGCCCTTCCCCGGCGAAGCTGGCATGGCTGAGAAGCTCGCTGAGCAGGTGCCGAGCGGCAAGCTCCGCGCGACGACCAACTATGCTGACGCCATCCCCGGCGCTGACGCAGTCGTGATTGTTGTGCCGCTGCTCGTGGACGAAGAGACCTGGCAGCCTGACTTCAAGTGGATGGACGCCGCGACTTCGTCGCTGGCTGAGCACCTCACGCCTGGCACGCTGATCTCCTACGAGACGACGCTGCCCGTGGGAACCACGCGCACCCGGTGGAAGCCGCTCATCGAGCAGGTCTCCGGCCTCACCGAAGGCGAAGACTTCCACCTCGTGTTCTCGCCTGAACGAGTGCTCACGGGTCGTGTCTACGCGGACCTCAAGAAGTACCCGAAGCTCGTTGGCGGTCTCAGTGAGGCCGGCACCAAGCGGGCTATCGAGTTCTACGAGTCGGTGCTCACGTTCGATGAGCGCACCGATCTGCCCCGCCCGAACGGCGTCTGGGACATGGGTACCGCTGAGGCTGCCGAAATGGCAAAGCTTGCAGAGACCACCTACCGTGATGTCAACATCGGCCTCGCGAACCAGTTCGCGCGCTTTGCTGACACCGCCGGAATCGACGTGTACAAGGTTATTGAGGCGTGCAACTCGCAGCCCTTCAGCCACATTCACCGCCCCGGCATTGCTGTCGGCGGACACTGCATCCCCGTCTACCCGCGTCTCTACCTTTCGACCGACCCCGACGCAGACATCGTGCGTACCGCGCGTAACTACAACGCAACGATGCCTGAGTACGTGGTGACCCGGGTCGAGCAGACCATCGGTGACCTCGCAGGCCAGCGAGTCGTTGTGCTTGGTGCAGCGTACCGAGGCGGCGTGAAGGAGACTGCCGTTTCGGGTGTGTTCCCGACCGTCGAGGCGCTTATCGCTCGAGGCGCAGTGGTGACGGTTCACGATCCGGTGTTCTCCGATGAGGAGCTCGCTGGTTACGGATTTACCGTGCACAAGCTTGGTGACGCAGTTGACGTTGCAATCCTGCAGGCTGATCACGCGGAGTACCGTGAGCTTGGCCCCGCCGACTTCCCGGAGATCAAGCTCTTCGCAGACGGCCGTAACTTCACCGATCCGGCTGCCTGGAAGGGCGTTCCCCGCGTAGTCATTGGGGCCTAA
- a CDS encoding glycosyltransferase family 2 protein gives MYKGASIAAVVPAYKEEKMIATVIETMPEFVDHIVIVDDCSPDATSDVVRSIDDPRVTLIRHEENQGVGGAIITAHKAAMELGADVNVVMAGDAQMDPDYLPQLLDPVTDGGFGFSKANRFFAPESFEGMPGYRVFGNIVLSFFTKVSSGYYHLFDPQNGYTAVRTEVLKRLPLDRIAKRYSFENDLLIHLNIAQVPAVDVPIPAVYGDEVSSIRLSKVVPELLHRLTVGYWSRIWYRYVLWSFSPIAFMLFLGLLLFVVGLGISVWVMFQIAGSVVATAATVMLAALPLMIGTQLLISAMQLDIQATPDQPNLAKFEREGEGA, from the coding sequence ATGTATAAGGGCGCATCAATCGCGGCAGTAGTGCCTGCGTATAAAGAAGAGAAGATGATCGCTACGGTCATTGAGACGATGCCTGAGTTCGTCGACCACATCGTTATCGTCGATGACTGCAGTCCCGACGCAACGAGTGACGTTGTCCGTTCGATCGACGACCCCCGAGTCACCTTGATTCGTCATGAAGAGAACCAGGGCGTTGGCGGTGCGATCATCACGGCGCACAAGGCCGCAATGGAGCTTGGTGCCGACGTCAACGTCGTCATGGCTGGTGACGCGCAGATGGACCCGGACTACCTGCCCCAGCTCCTTGACCCGGTCACTGACGGCGGCTTCGGTTTCTCTAAGGCGAACCGCTTCTTCGCGCCGGAGTCATTCGAAGGAATGCCTGGATACCGTGTATTCGGGAATATCGTGCTGTCCTTCTTTACGAAGGTCTCTTCTGGGTATTACCACCTCTTCGACCCCCAGAACGGCTACACGGCCGTGCGTACCGAGGTGCTGAAGCGCTTGCCGCTCGACCGCATTGCGAAGCGCTACAGCTTTGAAAACGATCTCCTGATTCACCTGAATATTGCGCAGGTGCCTGCCGTGGACGTGCCGATTCCGGCTGTATACGGCGACGAGGTTTCGAGTATTCGACTGAGCAAGGTCGTGCCAGAGCTCCTGCACCGTTTGACGGTCGGGTACTGGAGCCGAATTTGGTACCGGTACGTGCTGTGGTCGTTCTCTCCGATCGCGTTCATGCTCTTCCTGGGGCTGCTGCTGTTCGTTGTTGGCCTTGGAATCAGCGTCTGGGTGATGTTCCAGATCGCGGGCTCAGTTGTCGCCACCGCCGCAACAGTGATGCTGGCTGCGCTACCGCTGATGATCGGTACGCAGCTGCTCATCAGCGCGATGCAACTTGATATTCAAGCGACCCCAGACCAGCCCAATTTGGCGAAGTTCGAGCGTGAAGGCGAAG
- a CDS encoding GtrA family protein — protein MNPDSLLRRVWSNGVFRYLFVGGACFLADLGLLWIMHALLGVPLVIATPVAFLLSFAITYFSQRYFAFQSESTLAPSVARYTALVAFNTVATTGIVWAADELGWSWIVGKVISVGVTTVWNFFAYRYWVFAAKNDGEVHV, from the coding sequence GTGAACCCAGACTCTCTTTTGCGAAGAGTCTGGTCAAACGGGGTATTCCGATACCTCTTTGTTGGCGGAGCGTGCTTCCTGGCAGACCTCGGTCTGCTGTGGATCATGCACGCCCTACTCGGGGTGCCGCTGGTCATTGCGACCCCGGTCGCGTTCCTGCTTTCGTTTGCGATTACGTATTTCTCGCAGCGCTATTTCGCGTTCCAATCTGAATCGACGCTTGCTCCAAGCGTCGCCCGATACACGGCTCTCGTGGCTTTCAACACGGTAGCGACGACTGGTATCGTTTGGGCCGCAGATGAGCTGGGCTGGAGCTGGATCGTAGGCAAAGTCATTAGTGTTGGTGTGACAACGGTGTGGAACTTCTTTGCCTACAGGTACTGGGTGTTCGCCGCGAAAAACGACGGAGAAGTGCATGTATAA